TCGTCGGCGCGAGCGGCGCGGGCAAGAGCACGCTGCTGCACGTGCTCGGCGCGCTCGAGCGGCCGACGTCGGGGGACGTGCGCCTCGCCGGCGAGTCGATCGCGGGGCTCGGCGACGAGACGCTGGCGACGGTACGCAATCGCACCGTCGGCTTCGTGTTCCAGTTTCACCACCTGTTGCGCGAGTTCAGCGCGCTGGAGAACGTAGCGATACCGCTCCGCATCGGCGGCCTGGATCGCAAGGGCGCGGAGCGGCGCGCGAAGGAGTTGCTGGAGCGGCTCGGCCTCGGACCGCGGATGCTGCATCGACCCGCGGAGCTGTCGGGGGGCGAGCAGCAGCGCGCGGCCGTGGCGCGCGCGCTCGCCGCGGACCCGGCGGTCTTGCTGGCGGACGAGCCGTCGGGCAATCTGGATCACGCGAACGCGGAACGCCTGCACGACCTGTTCGGCGAGCTCGCACGCGACATGGAGCTCGGGCTGGTGGTGGTCACGCACAATCGGTCGCTCGCGCAACGGGCGGAGCGCACGCTGCTACTGGAGGACGGCCGGCTCGTGGAGACGGACGTGAACGAGGCGGTCACCTGAGCGGGGGCCGTGGGACCGCGGGGGCGCATGCGCTGCCGACGCGGAAGGAGGGTGGCTGAATGCTCTGCGAGAACTGCAAGGAGAACGACGCCGTCGTGAATCTCACGACGATCAAGGACAACGTCGTGACGCAGCAGCACCTGTGCGAGAAGTGCGCGGCGGAGAAGGGCGTGGAGACGAGCATCGCGCCCAAGAATCCGCTCGGCGACTTCCTGCAGGCGGTGCAGCACAAGGCGCTGCTCGGCGGCGACGACGCGCCGGCGTGTCACTTCTGCGGCGCCACGACGCGCGACTTCCGCGCGACGGGGCGGCTGGGGTGCGCGCGCTGCTACACGGCGTTCGAGCGCCAGCTGCGTGAGCTGCTGCGTCGACTTCATGGGAACTCGCGGCACGCCGGACGACGCTACGAGCCGCCGGCCGTGGAGCTCATCGAGCGCGCGGGAACGGTGGCGCAGCTGCGCGAGCGGCTGCGCCGAGCGATCGACAACGAGCAGTTCGAGCTCGCGGCGGAGCTCCGCGACCGACTGCGTGCGGTGGAGTCCTGAGATGACGCTCGATCTCTCGCTGCTGCCCGACGGCGGCGTCGCCTGGCTGGACGCGTCGGGGGAGCACGCGGACGTTGTGCTCTCGACGCGCATCCGGCTCGCGCGGAACGTCGAGGGCTACGCGTTCACGCCGCGGGCGCGCGACGGCGAACGGCTGCGCGTTCTCGCCCAGATCCGTGACGCGGCGCCCCATGTCGCGAGTCTACAGGGAAACGTCCTGCTGCGCGTCGACGAGCTGGGCACGGCGGAGCGGCAGCTGCTGCACGAGCGACATCTCGTGAGCAAGGAGCTCGCGGGGCTCGAGGGCGGTCAGGGCGTGCGCACGGGCGCCGCGCTGATGCTCGGCAACGGCGTGAGCGTGATGGTGAACGAGGAGGATCACCTGCGGCTGCAGGCGCTGCGCTCGGGGCTCGCGGTGACGGACGCATACCGCGCGGTCGAGCGGCTCGACCTGGAGCTGGGTGGGCGGGTGCCGTACGCGTTCCACTCGGAGTTCGGCTTTCTCACCGCGTGCCCGACGAACACCGGGACCGGGATGCGCGCGAGCGTGCTGATTCACCTGCCGGGGCTCGTGCTCACGAAGGAGATCTCGAAGGTGCTCGCGGGCCTCCAACAGATGGGACTCACGTATCGCGGGCTGTATGGCGAGGGCTCGGAAGTCGTGGGGAACTTCTTCCAGATCTCGAACCAGACGACGCTCGGTCGCTCGGAGGAAGAGCTGCTCGACGGGCTCGCGCGCGTGGTACAGAAGGTGATAGAGCGAGAGGAGGAGGCCCGTCGGGTGTTGCTCCGCGACGCGGGGTATATTATCGAGGACAAGCTTTGGCGCGCTTTCGGGACGCTCCGCTACGCGAGGAGTCTAAGCCTCGACGAGGCAATGAATTACCTCAGTGGCGTGCGGCTCGCGGTGGGGCTGAAACTGATCCGTGGGCTCAGTGTATACACCCTCAACAAGCTCCTGATATTCTGCCAGTCGGCGCATCTGGCATACGCGGAAGGGCGACCGCTCTCCGAGGCAGAGGCGTCTCAGTCTCGCGCACGCTACGTGCGGGAGGCGCTGGCGA
This DNA window, taken from Gemmatirosa kalamazoonensis, encodes the following:
- a CDS encoding protein arginine kinase codes for the protein MTLDLSLLPDGGVAWLDASGEHADVVLSTRIRLARNVEGYAFTPRARDGERLRVLAQIRDAAPHVASLQGNVLLRVDELGTAERQLLHERHLVSKELAGLEGGQGVRTGAALMLGNGVSVMVNEEDHLRLQALRSGLAVTDAYRAVERLDLELGGRVPYAFHSEFGFLTACPTNTGTGMRASVLIHLPGLVLTKEISKVLAGLQQMGLTYRGLYGEGSEVVGNFFQISNQTTLGRSEEELLDGLARVVQKVIEREEEARRVLLRDAGYIIEDKLWRAFGTLRYARSLSLDEAMNYLSGVRLAVGLKLIRGLSVYTLNKLLIFCQSAHLAYAEGRPLSEAEASQSRARYVREALANEAGAQE
- a CDS encoding UvrB/UvrC motif-containing protein gives rise to the protein MLCENCKENDAVVNLTTIKDNVVTQQHLCEKCAAEKGVETSIAPKNPLGDFLQAVQHKALLGGDDAPACHFCGATTRDFRATGRLGCARCYTAFERQLRELLRRLHGNSRHAGRRYEPPAVELIERAGTVAQLRERLRRAIDNEQFELAAELRDRLRAVES
- a CDS encoding ABC transporter ATP-binding protein yields the protein MTVLEAVDVVKQFRGGDGATLRVLDGVNLAVARGEMVAIVGASGAGKSTLLHVLGALERPTSGDVRLAGESIAGLGDETLATVRNRTVGFVFQFHHLLREFSALENVAIPLRIGGLDRKGAERRAKELLERLGLGPRMLHRPAELSGGEQQRAAVARALAADPAVLLADEPSGNLDHANAERLHDLFGELARDMELGLVVVTHNRSLAQRAERTLLLEDGRLVETDVNEAVT